The Spartinivicinus poritis genome has a window encoding:
- the tsaE gene encoding tRNA (adenosine(37)-N6)-threonylcarbamoyltransferase complex ATPase subunit type 1 TsaE, with amino-acid sequence MVEDITFLLANEAATVDFGKQLALAAGGKGIFYLEGNLGAGKTTLCRGVLQALGHQGSVKSPTYTLVEPYELASYKVYHFDLYRLGEPEELEFLGVRDYLLDDNLCLIEWPERGEGFLPVADLTVTLSYQGQGRTVKLVAHTEKGRQVCHRITNK; translated from the coding sequence ATGGTTGAAGATATTACATTTTTGCTGGCAAATGAGGCTGCAACGGTTGATTTTGGTAAGCAGCTTGCATTAGCCGCAGGTGGTAAAGGAATTTTTTATTTAGAAGGTAATTTAGGGGCTGGAAAAACTACATTGTGTCGAGGTGTGCTGCAAGCACTAGGCCATCAAGGTTCAGTAAAAAGCCCTACCTATACCTTGGTTGAGCCTTATGAACTAGCCAGCTATAAGGTTTACCACTTTGACTTATATCGATTAGGAGAACCCGAAGAGCTGGAGTTCTTAGGGGTAAGAGATTATCTGCTGGATGATAACCTGTGCTTGATTGAGTGGCCAGAAAGAGGAGAAGGCTTTTTACCCGTAGCAGACCTTACGGTGACACTGAGTTATCAAGGTCAAGGGAGGACGGTTAAGCTTGTTGCTCATACAGAAAAGGGTCGGCAGGTTTGTCACAGAATAACGAATAAATGA
- a CDS encoding NAD(P)H-hydrate dehydratase has translation MANSLSHALYTAEQVRQLDHNAIQHQGIPGYALMELAGKAAFQLLLRCCQQWFGTDAYQLQVLCGSGNNAGDGYIVAGLAGQKGIDVKVVAVGDPDKLKGDALTAYQWCQEQSVPIIPWQTDLQLTADVFVDALLGTGLKGPVRETYAHVIEQLNNTYKPVIAVDIPSGLCADTGAELGVAVKASHTITFIGRKQGLYTHQGRELAGDVHFAGLAVPEMVYHTTPCSSYLLDPSHFVSALPRRHKNSHKKEFGHLVLIGGDHGMGGAITMAAETALHAGVGLVSVVTRPAHVGGLQARCPEIMTVGCDNPDQIPRLLIEKTTLVIGPGLGQSPWSRQCLLAAINSGLPLVIDADGLNLLAMEPTLLEHKQSDWLLTPHPGEAARMLGVSTQQIQKNRFASVEQLANQYQSTVVLKGAGSLVCTKGLIQLANVGNPGMAVGGMGDVLSGLLGALLAQGMTTAKAAGLGTWLHSRSADQLAEIVGGHYGLKPTELIPLIRKQINQIAVKSKYG, from the coding sequence ATGGCCAACAGTTTATCACATGCACTTTATACTGCCGAACAAGTTCGGCAGCTAGATCATAATGCGATTCAACACCAGGGTATACCTGGCTATGCCTTAATGGAACTTGCTGGTAAAGCTGCTTTTCAATTACTCCTGCGATGTTGTCAGCAATGGTTTGGTACAGATGCTTACCAACTACAGGTGTTGTGTGGTTCAGGTAATAATGCGGGTGATGGCTATATTGTTGCTGGTTTAGCAGGGCAAAAAGGTATTGACGTTAAAGTCGTGGCTGTAGGTGATCCTGATAAGCTCAAAGGGGATGCTCTGACTGCATACCAGTGGTGTCAGGAACAGTCGGTGCCAATAATCCCCTGGCAAACAGATCTACAGCTAACTGCTGATGTGTTTGTGGATGCATTACTGGGCACAGGATTAAAAGGCCCAGTTAGAGAAACCTATGCTCATGTTATTGAACAGCTTAATAATACCTACAAGCCAGTTATTGCGGTTGATATTCCCTCTGGCCTGTGTGCAGATACAGGTGCTGAATTAGGAGTAGCGGTTAAAGCAAGCCACACCATCACTTTTATTGGGCGTAAGCAGGGCCTCTATACCCATCAAGGACGGGAGCTGGCGGGCGACGTTCACTTTGCTGGTTTAGCTGTGCCTGAGATGGTCTATCATACGACGCCTTGTAGTAGCTACTTGCTTGACCCCAGCCACTTCGTGAGTGCTTTACCAAGGCGCCACAAAAACAGCCATAAAAAGGAGTTTGGCCACTTGGTGCTGATTGGTGGTGATCATGGTATGGGGGGGGCTATTACCATGGCAGCTGAAACAGCCTTGCATGCAGGTGTTGGGCTGGTTTCAGTAGTGACTCGCCCTGCTCATGTTGGTGGTTTACAGGCGCGCTGTCCAGAAATCATGACAGTCGGTTGTGACAATCCTGACCAAATCCCCCGATTACTGATTGAGAAAACAACGCTTGTTATTGGGCCTGGGCTAGGCCAGAGTCCCTGGTCACGGCAGTGCTTATTGGCAGCCATTAATTCAGGCTTACCCTTGGTAATCGATGCAGATGGGTTGAATTTACTTGCAATGGAGCCAACTTTGCTGGAGCACAAGCAAAGCGACTGGTTATTGACACCCCATCCGGGTGAGGCAGCGCGGATGCTAGGAGTATCTACCCAGCAGATACAAAAAAACCGCTTTGCCTCAGTGGAGCAGCTAGCCAACCAATACCAAAGTACGGTTGTACTGAAAGGTGCAGGCAGCTTGGTCTGCACCAAAGGGCTGATTCAGTTGGCTAATGTAGGTAACCCTGGGATGGCTGTAGGGGGAATGGGAGATGTGTTAAGTGGTTTACTTGGTGCGTTGTTAGCGCAAGGAATGACGACAGCTAAAGCTGCAGGGCTAGGTACTTGGTTGCATAGCCGTAGCGCTGACCAGCTGGCAGAGATAGTCGGTGGTCATTACGGGTTGAAGCCAACAGAGCTGATTCCCTTGATTAGAAAGCAGATAAACCAGATCGCAGTGAAGAGTAAGTATGGTTGA
- the queG gene encoding tRNA epoxyqueuosine(34) reductase QueG: protein MKQLPETKLNSLVTDIKHWGRELGFQAIGISSINLGPHEQYLNDWLAAGYHGELDYMAAHGTKRSRPAELVPGTLTVISARMDYLPGDTEAVRMLDDPSQAYISRYALGRDYHKVIRKRLAKLATRITEAVGEFGYRAFVDSAPVLEKAIAEQAGLGWIGKNTLVLNRKAGSWFFLGELFTDLPLPVDPPTNKDHCGRCTACLDICPTNAFVGPYQLDARRCISYLTIELKGSIPVELRSKMGNRVFGCDDCQLVCPWNRFAKPTQETDFLPRHKLDSSSLVELFLWTEEEFLSRTAGSPIRRSGYQGWLRNLAVGLGNAPTSTAVIEALKSRLADASELVREHIEWALAQHVKPSPLTQENGN from the coding sequence ATGAAGCAGTTACCTGAAACTAAGCTGAATTCACTTGTAACCGATATAAAACACTGGGGAAGAGAGCTCGGCTTTCAAGCAATTGGTATCAGTAGCATTAATCTTGGCCCCCACGAGCAGTACTTAAACGATTGGCTGGCTGCTGGATATCATGGTGAGTTAGACTATATGGCAGCTCACGGTACTAAACGCAGTCGCCCTGCAGAGCTTGTGCCTGGCACATTAACGGTGATTAGCGCCAGAATGGACTACTTACCTGGTGATACGGAAGCTGTTCGAATGCTAGATGACCCCAGCCAGGCTTACATTTCTCGCTATGCGCTTGGGCGTGACTACCATAAAGTTATTCGCAAGCGCTTAGCCAAACTGGCGACCAGAATCACCGAGGCTGTTGGCGAGTTCGGCTATCGAGCCTTTGTCGACAGTGCCCCTGTTTTAGAAAAAGCCATTGCCGAACAAGCAGGTTTAGGCTGGATTGGCAAAAATACACTAGTACTTAATCGGAAAGCAGGCTCCTGGTTTTTCTTGGGTGAGCTATTTACTGACTTACCATTACCTGTTGATCCTCCCACCAACAAAGATCATTGCGGTCGATGCACAGCCTGCCTGGATATTTGTCCAACTAATGCTTTTGTTGGCCCTTATCAGCTGGACGCCAGGCGCTGTATTTCTTACCTGACTATTGAACTGAAGGGCTCGATTCCTGTTGAGCTTAGAAGCAAAATGGGTAACAGAGTGTTTGGCTGTGATGACTGTCAGCTGGTTTGCCCATGGAATCGGTTTGCCAAGCCCACCCAGGAAACAGATTTTTTGCCCCGTCATAAACTGGATAGCTCATCTTTAGTAGAACTGTTTTTATGGACTGAAGAAGAGTTTCTAAGTCGTACTGCAGGTTCGCCTATCCGTCGTTCAGGGTATCAAGGCTGGCTTCGAAACTTAGCGGTTGGCCTTGGCAATGCGCCTACCTCAACAGCCGTGATAGAGGCTCTGAAAAGCCGCTTGGCAGACGCTTCTGAGCTGGTCAGAGAACACATAGAATGGGCTCTCGCACAGCATGTTAAACCCAGCCCTCTGACACAAGAAAATGGAAACTAG
- the orn gene encoding oligoribonuclease, translated as MSKAENLIWIDLEMTGLDPEQHRIIEIATIVTDRDLEVIAEGPVFAVHQPEEHMLAMDEWCTTTHGQTGLTERVKNSNIDEAHAEKLTIEFLQQYVDAGVSPMCGNTIGQDRRFLVRYMPKLEKFFHYRSIDVSTLKELAQRWTPEILKHINKKNSHLALEDIRESIEELRYYREHFIRLDAKSKEHS; from the coding sequence ATGTCGAAAGCTGAAAACCTGATCTGGATTGACCTTGAAATGACAGGGCTAGACCCTGAACAGCACCGGATTATAGAGATTGCTACTATCGTAACAGATCGGGATTTAGAAGTGATTGCTGAAGGCCCTGTATTTGCTGTTCATCAGCCAGAAGAGCATATGCTAGCTATGGATGAGTGGTGTACCACGACGCATGGGCAAACTGGGCTTACTGAACGAGTAAAAAATAGCAATATCGATGAAGCGCATGCAGAAAAGCTCACTATTGAGTTTTTACAGCAATATGTTGATGCTGGGGTATCACCGATGTGTGGTAATACTATTGGTCAGGATCGGCGCTTTTTGGTTAGGTACATGCCTAAGCTGGAAAAATTCTTTCATTATCGCAGTATTGATGTCAGCACTCTCAAAGAACTTGCTCAACGCTGGACCCCAGAAATTCTGAAGCACATCAATAAGAAGAACTCTCACCTAGCCTTAGAAGATATTCGCGAATCAATTGAAGAGCTTCGCTATTATCGAGAGCACTTTATTCGCTTAGATGCCAAGTCAAAAGAGCATAGCTAG
- the rsgA gene encoding small ribosomal subunit biogenesis GTPase RsgA, with protein MSKRRLNRRQAWRIEKIQQERAKRAEKKGDSFEQQLTSGKLGPEQHGLITTHYGTQIDVEPLNQPGARYRCHIRANLPALVTGDQIVWRAGADFTGVVVASLPRKSLLSRPDSRGQLKPVAANIDYIVIVVAPRPTPYANLIDRYLVAAELTDIEPVILLNKTDLLTTEPELEAPLAEMLKIYSDIGYQVLQASTTLEHGLDQLTTLLDAHTSVFVGQSGVGKSSLVNMLLPDVEAKVGDLSAVSGKGTHTTTAATLFHFPTGGKLIDSPGIREFALWSMDRFTLAQGFKEFREVLGLCKFRNCQHEQEPGCALRQAVKDGKIHPDRVASFKHIAQSLEDNNSY; from the coding sequence ATGAGTAAACGCCGCCTAAACCGCCGCCAAGCTTGGCGAATTGAAAAAATCCAACAAGAGCGAGCCAAGCGAGCCGAAAAAAAAGGCGACTCGTTTGAGCAGCAACTGACTTCAGGCAAACTTGGCCCTGAACAGCATGGGCTTATTACTACCCACTATGGCACTCAAATTGATGTTGAGCCATTAAATCAGCCTGGTGCTCGCTATCGCTGTCATATTCGAGCCAACCTACCCGCCTTAGTAACTGGTGACCAGATTGTTTGGCGTGCTGGTGCCGACTTTACTGGAGTAGTTGTTGCCAGCCTGCCAAGGAAGTCTCTCCTGTCTCGTCCTGATAGTCGAGGCCAATTAAAACCCGTAGCTGCCAATATAGATTATATCGTGATTGTAGTGGCTCCGCGGCCCACACCTTATGCAAATTTAATTGACCGCTACTTGGTTGCTGCTGAGCTGACTGATATAGAGCCTGTTATCCTGCTCAACAAAACTGACTTACTAACTACTGAACCTGAGCTTGAAGCACCACTGGCAGAAATGCTAAAGATTTACAGCGATATTGGCTACCAGGTATTGCAAGCTTCTACTACCCTTGAGCACGGCCTGGATCAGCTCACTACTCTACTTGATGCCCACACTAGTGTATTTGTTGGCCAGTCTGGGGTTGGCAAGTCATCTTTAGTTAACATGCTGCTACCTGATGTCGAAGCCAAAGTAGGTGACTTATCAGCGGTCTCTGGAAAAGGCACCCATACCACAACAGCCGCAACCCTATTTCACTTCCCTACTGGCGGTAAGCTGATTGACTCACCAGGCATTCGTGAGTTCGCCCTTTGGTCAATGGACCGTTTTACTTTAGCGCAGGGTTTTAAAGAGTTTAGGGAAGTGCTCGGTCTGTGCAAATTTCGCAACTGCCAACATGAACAAGAACCTGGCTGCGCTTTACGCCAAGCGGTAAAAGATGGAAAAATTCATCCAGACCGAGTGGCCAGCTTCAAGCACATCGCCCAGTCTTTAGAGGATAACAATAGCTACTAA
- the motB gene encoding flagellar motor protein MotB, which produces MEREESIVIKRYKKGGHGHHGGSWKIAFADFATAMMAFFLVLWLISQSTEEQKVIIAGYFQDPSGQSDKASPYAIDLGGSPMVANQAGIGSPKEYKKQQDKMDELTEVGAKTTMAEQMEKQRLESLLTELKKKVKENPVLRKFKDQLIMDVTPNGLRIQIVDADKKPMFASGSAELKFYFEDILLELAPMVASVPNKISISGHTDATPFGTRDDYGNWELSADRANTARRTLLFGGVKKQQIAQVVGLGDSVLFDVKKPKSPVNRRIDILILSKQAELNLSGVSGKSKAVEKESANPQQPLLERKQLNIFDAQDKAKLNQP; this is translated from the coding sequence ATGGAACGTGAAGAATCAATAGTCATCAAGCGGTATAAAAAAGGGGGGCATGGCCATCATGGAGGCTCATGGAAGATTGCATTTGCTGATTTCGCTACAGCAATGATGGCGTTTTTTCTGGTCCTCTGGTTGATATCCCAATCCACAGAAGAGCAAAAAGTTATAATTGCGGGCTACTTTCAAGACCCTTCAGGCCAAAGCGACAAAGCCAGCCCCTATGCAATTGATTTAGGTGGTAGTCCAATGGTTGCCAATCAAGCTGGTATTGGCTCACCAAAAGAATACAAAAAACAGCAAGATAAGATGGATGAGCTAACCGAGGTGGGTGCCAAGACCACTATGGCTGAACAAATGGAAAAGCAACGACTGGAGTCTTTGCTGACGGAGCTAAAGAAAAAAGTAAAAGAAAATCCCGTATTAAGGAAGTTTAAAGATCAATTGATTATGGATGTTACACCAAATGGCTTGCGCATTCAGATTGTTGATGCAGATAAAAAGCCTATGTTTGCTAGTGGTAGTGCTGAGTTAAAATTTTACTTTGAAGATATTTTATTAGAGCTGGCCCCCATGGTGGCTTCAGTGCCCAATAAAATAAGCATCAGTGGCCATACAGATGCTACTCCATTTGGCACCCGGGATGATTATGGCAACTGGGAGCTCTCTGCTGACAGGGCTAATACTGCACGGAGAACCTTGTTATTTGGAGGTGTAAAAAAACAGCAAATAGCACAAGTGGTAGGGCTGGGAGACTCCGTATTATTTGATGTTAAAAAACCGAAGAGTCCGGTTAACCGCCGAATTGATATTTTAATTTTAAGCAAGCAAGCCGAATTGAATTTATCGGGAGTATCGGGCAAATCCAAAGCTGTGGAGAAAGAGTCTGCTAACCCGCAACAACCATTACTAGAACGTAAACAGCTAAATATCTTTGATGCTCAAGATAAAGCTAAGTTAAATCAGCCATAA
- the motA gene encoding flagellar motor stator protein MotA yields the protein MFKIIGILTVIGSVLGGYVLAKGELLAIWQPLELLIICGAALGAFFIANPLSTFADVVKQIPTVLFGSKFNNAFFMDLLGLLYELLNKSRRDGMMAIEADLEDPAGSAIFSRYPVILRDHHLTEFIADYLRLMSSGNMAPHELESLFDMEIETRAEELEHPYHAVTKVADGLPGFGIVAAVLGIVITMKDLGGPAEELGAHVAAALVGTFLGILFAYGFVGPMAQAMEHNVQEELNAYECVKACLVASLGGMPPALSVEFGRKALYAHSRPSFVELEQHIRSR from the coding sequence ATGTTTAAGATCATAGGTATTTTGACAGTTATTGGTAGCGTGCTAGGTGGCTATGTCCTGGCAAAAGGAGAGCTGTTAGCTATTTGGCAACCTCTTGAGCTATTAATTATTTGTGGGGCTGCGTTAGGCGCTTTTTTTATTGCTAATCCCCTTTCTACATTTGCTGATGTAGTGAAGCAAATTCCTACTGTTTTATTTGGTTCAAAATTTAATAATGCCTTTTTTATGGATTTATTGGGTTTATTATATGAACTTTTAAATAAAAGTCGTCGTGATGGCATGATGGCAATTGAAGCTGATTTGGAAGACCCTGCTGGCAGTGCCATCTTTTCCCGCTATCCCGTTATTTTACGTGATCATCACTTGACCGAGTTTATTGCTGACTACTTACGGTTGATGTCGTCTGGCAATATGGCACCGCATGAGCTGGAAAGTCTGTTTGATATGGAAATAGAAACCCGAGCTGAAGAACTGGAGCACCCCTATCATGCAGTCACTAAAGTAGCTGACGGTTTACCAGGGTTTGGGATTGTGGCTGCAGTATTAGGCATTGTCATTACTATGAAAGATCTGGGTGGGCCTGCTGAAGAGCTGGGTGCTCATGTTGCCGCAGCACTGGTTGGGACTTTTTTAGGGATTTTATTTGCCTATGGTTTTGTAGGCCCTATGGCTCAGGCAATGGAACATAATGTACAGGAAGAACTCAATGCATATGAGTGTGTGAAAGCATGTTTGGTGGCATCTCTAGGAGGAATGCCGCCAGCATTATCAGTCGAATTTGGCCGTAAGGCACTCTATGCACACTCTCGCCCATCCTTCGTTGAATTGGAGCAGCATATTAGATCACGGTAG
- a CDS encoding HDOD domain-containing protein, protein METTQPVHGVAAWQQLLKKQTLPIPTTTQAALSEAITENNTLPPLAAIIRHCPLTAFHMFHQANKSRETTHDIRVKSLEHAMAMLGVDAIKVFINSVRTFNPLSDNPKTNCLTKEVSNSIHAAHQAQYWFKQKTRKTSEEVFWSALFFNVTRWALALQTPTQMQLIQQSGGKHAQAIERQILGCTISTLQLALDDYWSLPCISHHAWEQLRATKPSSWIAMSRFGRQKPEHGYTHASERAERRFQDKKEQDPQFRLLLGTPAAFIFWANALAQCSRYSWFSINSSRLSGLMAALLNKGWDKTTQTIHQEAVNLSHKLTYGYGPAPAVGLVNSEVLYHEPKLTRPQKKPSPTSPSQTKEAKPTTPAIKPIPAPVTPQSIAEKQGDIAHFEQIVENLKEQPERYPTLASLIDILTEAIIEGLAYERLIIALTNKERTRLKSYRCHPKTEKVQFEIVLATAPFFNDLLKKQQTIWVKGKEQPDTWAKIPGSFKKAVEHDHFMLQTLTMPRKAIGMLYVDMPYSNSLFKVADFRYLQALGNASRITLLSMAQSKKRR, encoded by the coding sequence ATGGAAACAACACAACCAGTGCATGGAGTTGCCGCATGGCAGCAGCTATTAAAAAAACAGACGTTACCAATTCCAACAACCACCCAAGCTGCGCTATCAGAAGCTATCACTGAAAATAATACCCTACCTCCACTGGCAGCTATTATCAGGCATTGCCCGTTGACCGCTTTCCATATGTTTCATCAAGCAAATAAAAGCCGTGAAACTACTCATGACATTCGGGTAAAAAGCCTTGAGCATGCTATGGCAATGCTCGGTGTAGATGCTATTAAAGTGTTTATCAATTCAGTTAGGACTTTCAATCCACTCAGTGACAATCCAAAAACCAATTGCCTTACAAAAGAAGTAAGCAATAGCATTCACGCCGCCCATCAAGCCCAATACTGGTTCAAGCAAAAAACCCGTAAAACCAGTGAAGAAGTTTTCTGGTCAGCACTTTTTTTTAATGTCACCCGCTGGGCACTGGCTTTACAAACCCCTACACAAATGCAGCTCATCCAGCAGAGTGGCGGTAAGCATGCGCAGGCAATAGAGCGTCAAATATTAGGCTGTACTATTTCAACCCTGCAGTTAGCCTTAGATGACTACTGGTCACTACCTTGTATTAGCCACCATGCGTGGGAGCAACTTCGAGCAACCAAGCCCAGCAGCTGGATTGCCATGAGCCGATTTGGCAGGCAAAAACCAGAGCATGGTTATACCCACGCCAGTGAGAGGGCTGAACGACGCTTTCAAGACAAAAAGGAGCAAGACCCACAGTTTAGATTGTTACTGGGTACTCCCGCTGCATTTATATTTTGGGCAAATGCCCTAGCTCAATGCAGTCGCTATAGCTGGTTTAGTATAAATAGCAGCCGGCTCAGTGGTCTAATGGCAGCGCTACTTAATAAAGGCTGGGATAAAACCACACAAACAATCCATCAAGAAGCTGTTAACCTTTCCCACAAACTAACTTATGGCTATGGACCTGCACCTGCAGTAGGGCTGGTTAATAGTGAAGTTCTTTACCATGAACCTAAATTAACTAGGCCCCAGAAAAAGCCCTCGCCTACCAGCCCTTCTCAAACCAAAGAAGCTAAGCCCACAACGCCTGCGATTAAACCTATACCTGCACCTGTCACACCACAAAGCATTGCTGAAAAGCAGGGGGATATAGCTCACTTTGAGCAAATTGTTGAAAATCTAAAGGAGCAACCAGAAAGATATCCAACACTAGCATCTCTAATTGATATCTTAACGGAAGCAATCATAGAGGGTTTAGCCTATGAACGGTTAATTATTGCCTTAACCAATAAAGAAAGAACCCGGCTAAAAAGCTATCGCTGCCACCCCAAAACAGAAAAAGTACAATTTGAAATAGTTCTAGCAACTGCTCCTTTTTTTAATGACTTACTAAAAAAACAACAAACTATTTGGGTTAAAGGTAAAGAACAACCCGATACTTGGGCTAAAATACCCGGCTCATTTAAAAAGGCAGTTGAACATGACCACTTCATGCTACAAACCCTCACCATGCCAAGAAAAGCAATTGGAATGCTATATGTAGATATGCCCTACTCTAATAGCTTATTTAAAGTGGCTGACTTCAGATATTTACAAGCTTTAGGAAACGCTAGCCGTATAACACTGCTATCAATGGCGCAAAGCAAAAAGCGGCGTTAG
- a CDS encoding penicillin-insensitive murein endopeptidase, giving the protein MSQSNRTKLYQWCSLLLCLVGNMFSSSAIASQTVRIEVDRLNVRAAPNTQASVIGTVSVGQVYVSIASQSGWRRIWFDSRTGWVSSRYVSRTSKKSKKVKVGSLNVRSGPGTHYRTIGQTSNNAEWAIAETRGGWDKIYFGGSHRWIYGKFLNNPNPPRAPKSNAGFIQLPAKGKGFYSTKPANRSWGLPRLVYGLQKSSLAWHRDHPNWGKIGIGDLSLKQGGRMSGHVSHQRGEDVDIRLIRKDGAAKGTTIYQKHYSSKRNLEYIKTYLKKYFEVDLIFFNDNKVFSMLPSHNGKRYGDCRKKPGTTGVAYVMCWPNHHDHFHLRIK; this is encoded by the coding sequence ATGTCCCAATCAAACAGAACAAAGCTATACCAGTGGTGTAGTCTCTTGCTTTGTCTGGTGGGCAATATGTTCAGTAGTTCTGCCATTGCCAGCCAAACAGTTCGTATTGAAGTCGACCGGCTTAATGTAAGAGCTGCTCCTAATACCCAAGCCAGTGTCATAGGCACTGTTTCTGTGGGCCAGGTTTATGTAAGCATTGCTAGCCAAAGTGGCTGGAGAAGAATCTGGTTTGATAGTCGCACGGGTTGGGTAAGCAGCCGTTATGTCAGCCGTACAAGCAAAAAGTCCAAAAAAGTTAAAGTGGGATCGTTAAATGTCAGAAGTGGCCCTGGTACTCACTATCGAACTATTGGCCAAACCTCTAATAATGCAGAATGGGCTATTGCAGAAACGCGGGGAGGCTGGGACAAAATTTACTTTGGAGGCAGTCATCGCTGGATTTATGGCAAGTTCCTCAACAACCCCAACCCCCCCCGAGCGCCAAAATCCAATGCAGGCTTTATTCAGCTTCCAGCCAAAGGAAAAGGCTTTTATTCAACTAAGCCAGCCAACCGTTCCTGGGGATTACCTCGCTTAGTCTATGGCTTACAAAAATCTTCTTTAGCCTGGCATCGCGATCATCCTAACTGGGGCAAAATTGGCATAGGCGACCTTTCTCTTAAGCAAGGTGGCCGAATGTCAGGCCATGTCAGCCACCAACGTGGAGAGGATGTTGATATCCGACTTATTCGCAAAGATGGTGCAGCCAAAGGCACGACAATTTATCAAAAACACTACTCCAGCAAAAGAAATCTAGAATATATAAAAACCTATCTCAAAAAATACTTTGAAGTTGATTTAATTTTCTTTAATGACAACAAAGTTTTTAGCATGCTGCCTTCACACAATGGCAAGCGCTACGGCGATTGCCGTAAAAAACCTGGTACTACAGGTGTAGCCTATGTGATGTGCTGGCCTAATCATCATGATCACTTTCACCTACGTATTAAGTGA
- a CDS encoding HEAT repeat domain-containing protein, translated as MDVTGLINQTEQKLKKQLAISICISSLISGAIGYSLGQYNTVATDTQIAATESPSQEKPVVQDSPFTASPKPENQELAVDEEAASQQNEPGKSSEVVKARPEQVIIDLFAKLESLAGHPTPFAEGLQQQLEAKLLQEIQQNPAALKWAIAKFRSNLNEIPGQMLGVLLGTIQDPEVEELSLELTGSTVKSEKVAGLELMSRLGIFQEKQRDKILNVINSETDPEVLGAAIFAMQKHPTSPDDSQLIMDSFQSLSQHPNPELRRRSLIAIADWASSTDQLQPVVTALSDNSVDVRAGAAFALARSRFVNESATSALISTLQDNEEDWAVRELAWQALAEIPMSKEQYQAFKEFDDQRAVMFEAKDYSPGANTDVMAP; from the coding sequence ATGGACGTTACAGGACTCATCAACCAAACCGAGCAGAAACTAAAAAAACAGCTTGCTATCAGTATTTGTATTTCTAGCCTGATCAGCGGTGCTATTGGCTACTCACTTGGGCAATATAATACAGTTGCAACAGATACTCAGATTGCTGCAACTGAATCACCTTCTCAAGAAAAACCCGTTGTTCAAGACAGTCCATTTACAGCTTCACCTAAACCAGAAAATCAAGAATTAGCTGTTGATGAAGAAGCTGCTAGCCAACAAAATGAACCAGGAAAGAGCAGTGAAGTTGTAAAAGCTCGTCCAGAACAGGTAATTATTGATTTATTTGCAAAATTAGAGTCGCTAGCTGGACACCCAACACCTTTTGCTGAAGGGCTGCAACAACAATTAGAAGCAAAGCTTTTACAAGAAATACAACAAAACCCAGCAGCATTAAAGTGGGCAATTGCCAAATTCCGCTCTAACCTAAACGAAATACCAGGACAAATGCTTGGTGTATTACTTGGCACCATCCAAGACCCTGAAGTAGAAGAATTATCTTTAGAACTAACTGGCAGCACAGTTAAATCTGAAAAAGTCGCTGGCTTAGAATTAATGAGCCGCCTGGGGATCTTCCAGGAAAAGCAGCGAGATAAAATTCTCAATGTTATTAATAGTGAAACTGATCCCGAAGTATTAGGTGCGGCTATCTTTGCAATGCAAAAACACCCTACCAGCCCCGATGATTCCCAACTAATAATGGATAGCTTTCAATCATTAAGTCAGCACCCAAACCCCGAGTTAAGAAGGCGATCCTTAATAGCTATTGCCGACTGGGCCTCTAGCACAGACCAACTCCAACCGGTAGTAACAGCTTTAAGCGATAACTCTGTGGATGTACGTGCTGGTGCTGCATTCGCCTTAGCACGATCACGATTTGTTAATGAGTCAGCTACCAGCGCCCTCATCAGCACCCTGCAAGATAATGAAGAAGATTGGGCTGTACGAGAACTTGCCTGGCAAGCGCTAGCTGAAATACCCATGAGCAAAGAGCAATATCAAGCTTTTAAAGAGTTTGATGATCAACGCGCAGTGATGTTTGAAGCAAAAGATTACTCACCTGGTGCAAATACTGATGTGATGGCACCTTAG